The Amphiura filiformis chromosome 13, Afil_fr2py, whole genome shotgun sequence genome segment CCCACTTTCCTTAATTTACCTCGATCGCTCACCATCACTAAGTCGTTTCAGTAATGATCGTGCGCATACAGACCAGCTTCGCACCTCAAGGGAAAAGGGAAGGGAAATGAAATGGCACCTCAGGGTAAAAAGGGAATGAAACAGAAACAGCAGTTTATTTGAAGGGAGATAATCAGGTGATAATATGGCGCAGTGGTTAAAGTACCCGCTTctggtgtaggcctatgtggttCATCCCCCATTCATGAGAACCAATCAATTCAAAGCAAACGTTAATTTTGAGGATATTTGGTCATATGCCTAacatgaccccttaatgatctttgaccccaaatctgtgaacaccctatagaactagatgcatatgtgcaagtgacgtcattgtacgatgtaacatgtaggagaagcattttgaagtttgttgccagaaagaaagaaagatccgatagcaaatcAAGATCTAGCCCCCCGCTaggtaataaatataaataaataaataaataaataaataaataaataaataaataaataaataaataaataaataaataaataaacaaacaaacatcttcTGCGGCAGCCATAATTAGAAGGATGAGGAACTTGTGGCCGTGTGTCCAACATTATTTATATCAAAAGAGGAATTAAGGCCTATCATTGAGTGTCGTTTCAAATTTTAGGAACAAACACTTTTGCCCAAGTACATCGCACTAACTGAAATAACACActtgaattctcgctattcgcaataagggcgccgccagcggtttgcgatgtaatcgtgatgtatcatgggaaaaggtcgacatcaagtccgcgcaatacgaatattaccatgctattacataggaacacgtgacaatattttttagtttgtcaaaataaaggtgttacacgcgaatcgatactcaataatacatgtacttaataatgtgatttgaaatgtgcacaattaattttttctctatcgatttgcgtgtaataccgttatattgccacactaaaaaatattgtcacgtgttcctatgtaatagcatggtaatattcgtattgcgcggacttggatgtcgaccttttcccatgatacatcacgattttcccgtgatacatcacgattacatcgcaaaccgctggcggcgcccttattgcgaatagcgagaattgaagcGCAAATAATGTACCTTAAGGGGTCCCATAGCGACATTTATTAGGTTAGCCCTAGCTGTTGAAAAGTAAACATAGGCTACACCACAGATATGTGTGAGAAATGCAATAGGTCAATACATGCCATATGTTAGTTGTTTACGAACTTTTACATCTGTTAagatttttggggcaaattagtgaaaaTCGGTATTTTGCACATGTTTCATTACAGAAAAAATGTTAGAAACAATCATGGCTGTTGGTCATCTGTTATACTACATAGACATAGACTGCATAGACAACAATATTCTGTATATGGTTTTAGTAACAGCGATTTACTGTTACACCTTGATTTGCGGTCGCCATTTTTATGATTGGTTCACATCTATAACAATAGGAGGTATACACAATGGCCTGGTCAAAATATTTGCCACTTTTTCCCAATAAAAGTCAATACAGATAAGATTCAAATTTTGTTGAAGTCACTCTTCCGGCGTAATCTGATTTATACTAATGGTTTGCATTCAACAAGATTAATACAATGTATAACACTGTACTAAAACTTTGTTTTCCGTAAGCTGCAATTTTTCACTTCTTGAGTGACAAACATTGGTTTATGGGCTCTTACACGACAAACGTTCGTATAAACAAATAACATTATGACATATCTGACCAATGGCATTTCTCACGCATGATAGGTCAAGTTTACTTTTCAACAGGAGTAAACCTCACAAAGATCGCTATGAGACCCCTTAAATTGGAAACCACAATTATATATTCAACCTTTTCCCATGCATTCAATTTGTTCACTGACCTAATCATATAGCTGTACAGGCATAGAATTCAAACGGTACAGGTTAAGAGAGAATTTCCTGCAGTATTTCCTTTTAATTATTAAGCCAATGCTACGAGTAACATCTTTTCGAAACCAGACTGAAATGATCGAGTGTGCTTCCTATAAAATACGCATACTTGTATACTTTTTATAAAGTGACGACCATAATGACCAAAAGTAAGTTTATAATATCCTTGATTTTTGGGAAATAATTTTTATCTAAATCTGTATCAGTGGTCAAACTGAgataacttgatcattttggattatgctgaaatatacattttgttaattggactttgctttctcatttgacaccctgttcgtgaaaaacgaacaagaattgaccaagatatgcgcctcaaagcctcaaacccaaaaatcaaaagttgcattttcaacgattttcaatgggaacgcatcgttgtattgcacacaagcaccacgggccaatcaataaaagcacacagtgtaacaggtacaattgaatcgttaaaattgcaactttccattttggggtttgagagtttggagacgcatatcttggtcaattcttgctcaatgttcacgaacaggttgtcaaattagaaagaaaagtccaattaacaaaatgtatatttcagaataatccaaaattaacaAGTTATTGAagagcaaggatgaatataactgacgagtttctttttgtgcctggtgtatattgaGTTGACGCAGTGACACAATCAAATGTGTGAAAATCTCAATGAACAGTCCAGTATGTCTGGTGGCGGATGAGAATTGATTCACGTATTGATaaataatttatcatgtttataaaataCACGTCATGTCCAACACCTCGTTTCCTATGGGGAAAAGATCATGACTGAGGAGGTAAACTGTGGGAGGCTTGGGGGGAAATCCTAAGACTATAAGGTGAAGTGGCCCCCTTTGCACCGCCCCTATTTGGCAGTAGAGGAGGGGCAACTAAGGAAAAGTACAAGACTGAGTGATAAATGCCCCGATGGGCCCTTCGTCATTCATTGCATGTGGCAACTGGCGGTAAAACCCAAGAATGTGGTTTAAACCGAtgccttcatcatgttcattccgCCCCTATTTGACAGAAGGATATGGGTATGGGGGCGGCTCAAGATTGCGCCGGTGTCATTTCATTTCGTGCCGTCCCTATCTGAGGGGACATTTTACTGAGGAAAAGGCCTTAGAAAATGAGAATGACAAGTCCCCAATCGTGTCTGACCACTTTCTCCTTTTTTGCTTGGCTACAGGCCAAGCAATATTATCATTCGTTTGCGACctcgacctttgacctgaagtaggAAACTAGTCTTGTTAACATGCATTTGCTTCATCCTCAGTAAAACAATGTTGTAGGATAATGCTTAAAATTTAAGTTGTGGGTTTGCAGGAGGCTAAAGAGTAGCCTCACTCCCACATGACTTAATTCATTTAGCTATATATTCAGCAGTGAACTCTTTGACTTGACCATGTTAACCTAGGACGAAATAGCAACCTGCCAGGTAACCTTGTTTCCCTCATAAAGCAGTGCTCAGTAGTGACTGTTTTTTGACCTGGAGGATGATGAGTTTTAATGACTGTTGACAGGTGTACCATATAACATGGAACTTGCTTGTTTCCAAGATAAATTTAACCAAAttccaataattattatattgtccTTGGACATGGAACAATTGACCAAGAACAATTTTGGTGGTTAATGAACTTTCGCATCACAGTCCCGGGAtcacagtatacatggtataagagAGTGTAATACCacagtctattcatgtgttttacTTCCATGGTCTATGCCCGGGGTCTATGTTACTGCAAAATTCTTGATTTAATATGTGGTGTTTGTCAGTCATGTTTGACGTTTGGGAGAATGGATATATAGCTACTGTTTTATAGGTAGGTGGGTATTTAGGTTGTGGGTTGGTAGTAGATTGTATACATGTAGGTAGCACAGACCAAAGTATTGCACAGACCATCTAGACTATATGGTCTATGTTTATAGGTAGGTATATATGGCCTATAGGTAGGAAGGTAACAATGCATCTAGGTCAGGTACTCCTAGATGGTAGTTGCTGTTGGAGCAGGTGTATAAATTAAGGGCCAGTGCTGGCTTAGACTGATTGGATCATATCGTTTCATATAACCGAGTATAGGCCTATTGCATTAACTGCAATATGAGTTCATGTAGTGtagtatttattttttgatataggTATTTCATTCAGTTTGGGTATTCCAAGGCCAagctctcccttttaaagggatttttatttattctttgaCGGGGACGATTGCTCCATTTGCCCACCGGATCCCAGACAAACGATGCCCTGGATCGCCATGCACGTTGACCTGGATACTGGAACTTTTATGAACTCCTCTGACGTTACACTTTTATGGTCATTGTAATGTTACAAGCTGCATgcactccctattccagaaaaaatacagcactaattttctaAATTAGAAAAATTGATCATGTTTTGCcaaaaatttggtcaatttttcgcAGTTTTACTTTGAACCAACTTGCATTGATTTAATAATTGCAATTGCACCCAGAGGTGTATTGgacaaaaacactgtcaatttatgTGTACAGCTGTGTATGTTAGAGGAACTATGAGAGCGGAAGTGCTAATGAAATACCAAAACTGTGCTGCTTCATTTGCAGCAGGATACTAGCTGGTATTGAATCgcagtaaaatacaatttttggctatttcaacacaagatttggacatttttgggaaATGCTATAAAACTTCGATCCACTTCAACAGTTCAGTAGTCAAAAACTAGAAACTAGAAATGGTCACGATATAAAACCAGCCTCCTTCACTGACCAATCGCAGATACTGTTACTGTATATAAAAGCATTTTGCAAGTCCATACTGTGACCCAGTATATCTACTTCTTGAAAACACATCAAAGCAAAACTGGCATTGTACAAAGACTAATcacaagttatgcattctaacttttggaaaacacaattttctaatattgtccaaaatattaaaattttaagcTCACTCAATAGCCTATAATCCAGATGTTGCATGcttaattgcatgtttttggcccatttttcctcaaattgtccaaatattaaaatttgacttttattgccagttagaactaactaaaggattatgatttagctatgtttcatttggcaaaagaatataattttttttaattccgtGGGAAGCAAAAGTTCGATACTGCTGGGAAAACTGGTAACAACACCATTCACCAACTAACAAAATGTTCAGAATGAATAAGAAAACTGATCCACGGAATTGTCTTCCTCGTGTaatttgtgttttttttcaatttcaggtAACATTTATCTCATTTCCTTCCGACACGGAAGTTAAAAACTAGATACAACACCAAACAATGTTCAAGGAACGGTATGTTTATCCCAGAAGATAGATATGGACGTCTCGTTGAAGCAGACACGGCACCATGGCTTCATCAGGCTCTGGATCAACGGGAACAGGTAGGAGTCATAAAGATTCCACATTGTGACGAAATAATACCTGATAACATGAACCTGGTTTACACGAGTAGCGATCATGACCAAAACGGCTTGTTCTGTAAACAGCAACTTGAACAAAAACGATCGTCATGTATAGACGAatacaatttcacgcattcctacccctcaatggcagccatagctgggtcctcGTCGGCTCCATTTCACCTAagtaatgtgaaatgatgcggccttggagggcatTTTAAACTGCATGCTATCGCCCGTGCTACACgtcagacaaaagaatgattacagtttacaacacaaaagaatctatcgatttttaagcggctttaatccacccaattgggcagtcacaacaccagtttggtgctgcggggacccagtaatggcagaccaaatcctgaccatgacttggctcactggattcgtctatagtataaTACGGCACGGTTTATAGTATCAGGGATTCGTAATAATGTAACTGCAAAAAGCTCTGCTTTCGGATTGTGTTCTTCCTTATCAAATTGAGCACTTCGGTTTGGATTCTCTATAGTATATACAATAAAAAGTAACGCATTTATTTTGAAACATAAGAtgtcacaaaataaaacaatacaaagtATAATTTATACCTGTATCATTGTCTGATTGTCGTCCCTTTTAGGACAATGGCTCCAGAAACCCGGGGATATTCTTCAAGCAATCCAGGATTCCTCAAAAGGCGTCAGTCCATGATGTAGTCAAATCATTAGTGGAAAACTGTAAGCAGGAAAACCTTGAATTCCATGGTCAGACACCCGCAGATGGCAATTGTTTCTTCCATGCTGTGTCTGATCAATTGGATCTTCTTGGTCTTTCCTCACAGTCCGCTGATGAATTGAGACGTGATGTTGTTAGCTTTATGAGGAACAATCCAACTCTACAGGTAAGGTCTCTGTCTCAATCTATAACATTCTGATGTAACAGAATGTTACAGACAAAATCTTCAAGTtggtattaatgttaatttgaaATGAGTTGCAGCCACCACATCTTAGAAATTGCAGTACAATGCTCGATTATGCTCCCATGTCAAATATGCACATTGCCGAGCATGCCGAGCTTgatagacttgagtccagtcctcgtttacggagtttagggttagggtttagggttgaggTAGGGCAGTCTTCTAATAAGACTAGTGGAGTTGCACCCTACATCATACAGTtattgggcgcatccagatatttttggctcacccctaaagaagacatgggaaaaacttaatcttttttaagatctgacctcgtaaatcatAAGACAAATGAAATAAGAACAAAGGAgagatcatagccagcagtagtacatagagtatcatgcctacggatttcatcacagtcttaccttagcacgctggtaagcagcgtttgagatggtgttaatcgatagtcgataaccgataatcaatgatcaatcagctatgaatatttaattggattctaaaaataatgatcacggactctcatgttcaaatgtgtgtgggggtgtatacccccctcgcatgttggtgctcgcaattgctgaggacggctttttccccctaaagaagacattggaaaactcaaacttattgggaatcccatgtcttctttagggtaggtgccgttaatttctggaatagcccattgcatcatgcagttattgttaactactgTATACACACAACACTTAGGCACTCATAATAGGTAATTGACCTCTACTGGTAGcgatgtgttgtagatataggagatgaactagttagcgtcatatatcaaaaagtataaaagctatgattttagtacttgctttatgtttcaattacttattcttttcaaaatatctgaattttcaaccccgtacaagctttaataacggggtaccatacatttgtatgagaaagaaatcctaccgttatatccaaactcccgtgttattccaatgcacattttgcttcaccgggccgccctggcttggtcgcatttggaagaagggtgtcacgaaaccgtaataggtacatatttagtactttctgtcaatcaattatggcttattctctacatgtcaatctttaaataattggcatagtccttataataacggtggtccgccttgatgagtaaatgacagcaaacagctgcaaaccagtgaaaaatatcccaaaactcggtcagtggagctctgctcgtacatgtcaatagagtcattatcgattggattagtcgtccgtagcggacaattcggtcgctcattggattaatattatcacgtggtaataaatttgcattggacaatcgattactataatggtttagtactgcatatctcggtttaatcttcactaagcgggtttatggctggaaaggtcacggtgaatttgccgtggacataactgcactatgattcggcaatcgctccggaAAATCCATGATTTTATTTGTCGAAATGActaaacattatttaaatcattcCAAGAATTCCAATATCAAAATAATGATCTGTATCTGGAATATATCAGTATTAAGAATCACTCTGGATTTGCACCAAGCACAAGATAATTCATCAGATAGAAATGCGGACATTTAGTACCCTGCCCTGCAGAAGTAGCCCTTAGACGACCATTAGTTATTGTCAGGTCATCTTCATACCTGTCTCTGTATTTCTCTACATACAGTTGGTTGGGTCACAACTCGACGGAATGTCCCTCAGACCAAAACACCGGCTTGTAAAAGGCCAACGATCCGTTCTCTTTAGTGTTTGGTGAATTGAGGGTCACAGACTTTGATTTTGTATACTATTCTTTCCATTTTCGACAACAGGGACCTGATGGCATTATAGATTTTACTAATCTTTTCACGGATTGGAATGGGTATTGCGATACAATGTCAAAAGATGGCGAATGGGCTGATCATGTGGTCATAGTTGCGACTGCGCACATGTTACAAAAAGACCTGATCATAGTGACAAGTTCACCTCAGAGTAAAGGGAATGCCGTATGCAAGATACGATGTGGAGTGGAATCTCATGGCGAACCATTGAGGCTTGGTCACGTGTGGGAATGGCACTATCAAAGTTTGAAACTTATGAGTAAGTTTGCAGACTTCTCCTAGTCACTATCTTTTCTCATACCTTTGGCAATGTATTTCCATTGCAAAGCGCTAATACCAGGACGTAGCCATCCTCGTACGCGAGACCAGGTATGTGTGGATAGGATCATGACAAGCATTTTATTTTACCCAAAGCACAAATAAAATGCCGTGGTCATGGTAGTGTGCGGTGTCCACCTGGTCCCCCATTGAAGCCCatctttttattctttcttcCCTTTCTCATGTTTCCAAAACGCATGcagttttcattatttttctgaatacttgtttgatttttttaattaatcaatattGATTAATACTCATCTTACTCATTCCTCATTCCTGCTATATTTTCATTCTCTTCAGATCGCCAACAGCAACATATCGAACTACGTGAGGAGGAAAATTTCGTCCGACTTCATTTGGCTTTGCAAATGGTTTGCTCACAAAGTATTCCTTGTATTACAGATGTAATAAAAACGTGGCACGACAATCAGAAGCAGCTAAACATGCAATGCATGAATCCACAACAATGCATACGAAAGGGCAAGCCCAGACCCAAGAAATCATGCTCAGCATGCAGAGCTTGGAGAAATGCCATCGAGTCTGTTTATTACCCTCCTGCTAACGTTGACAGAATTCAGTGGCAAAACATCGATCCAACCGTCCTTCATAATGATGTTGTTGAAGTCGCTAAAGCTTTTACCTTCAGACTGCCAGGTGGCAAAAGCTTCACGTCTTTTGGAGACTTTGATGCTGGAAGCCTGCTCGCGATCATGTTCCATTTTAATGAATTTCACAAAGGAGATTCTGTAATCTACGATGCTGTTAGAAAGGtaagaatatttttttttgttatcatGAATCAACTTTCACTATcatcattaattttgttgtcGCTGTCGTCGATATCGACATTATCGTTGTTGGTGGTGGCAGCAGCGATAGGCAGCTTTCCTTGTCATCTCGTTGTCTTCAGTTAATTCCGTCACAATCGCGAGTTATTGCTTTTGATTCAGCTGTTATTACCTATTTGGAGGCTATCATTTTCCTCGgaaaggggtcccaaatatacgggggtcatataaattttgaaagaaaaataggggagggtcataaattttttgattaccaaaatgtagggagtcacaagatgaccacacttagtgtgtttatttcattcaaagactgatttcaatacaatttagcatgtttgggggggggggtaatatgtatcggtggtgggggggcataaaattttgttcaaaataggggtcgcaattttattgatgccgactttttgtaaatttgggacccccctccgAAGAAAACGATAGCCCCCTTACAGCAATAAAATGTGGTATAAAATATCACATACGGAACCATCAGTATTATTGTCTCTTTTTTTCTATACTCCAAAGGAAAATATCCTGCCGAATCTTATTGTTTTGGACACAAAAAACGATCATTACttgttacaaaattatacaaatctTTTCAATAACCATTTTATATTTTCAGATAGAAGATATACGAAACTGTCTGAGCCACACCAATGTCaaagaaaatttggaatttgATCAGAAGGAAACGGAAGAATACTTTCAAGACTTGGACTCACTTGTGCTTTACATTCAAAATCTATACCCGAAGCACTTTACTCAAGCTATCGTCCAGGATCTATCTGGTCAGCTTAATAGAGTAAGGGAAACTCCATCATTATCTGTTTTCATCGAATGTAGTGTCACGAAGTAAATTTTAGGCAGACACATACATACACCGCCCACACACATACCTCATACAAACGCACCCCAACTCCCACAAACAGTCGTGTTCTGTCATACCTTACACTACTACAACCAATGTAGACATCCCCTCATCCGAAATGCTTAGCAAAAAGAATATACTACATACCATATTCACGCGGTGGTAAGAAGTAAGCTTACTCTTTTACACAAACATAATAACTCTACACGACCACCCCTACCCCACTCACACACAACCTCGCCCCAATTTCACAACTTCGCCCCAATTTACAGACACATACCCTACGCACACACCCTATACAGTTTTTAAATACGTATTTTGTGTGTCTTTATAACCCTTGATTTGCAGTTGCAGAAGTCGCCACTAGCATTGTTCGACGACAACAGAAGCCTGAAAGAGTCCATTGAGAATCTATACGACGATATCAAAACTAACCAAATATTAACGCAAAAAGAAAATGCTGTCTTGAAACTTCAACTAGAGCAATTAATGCAACGTCATACAATATCAGGTAATAGCCATTCCATTGGACTAAAACGATAATAAATGAAAATCGGTTACCGGGCACCTTAagagctggggtatgaacgtttggacagtatttattttgggacattagagcacatcagacatatcgaattgcattctgaatacgaagaatgtcatttctgatatcaaataattttttttgttgaaattcgcaatttaatacacattttatggcaaatcattaaaaattgatatttttgatatttaacagtactcaaagtaaactttataaatctgatgatttatacttaacgtgtatgtaggtggatgaaatgccgacgatcaattgaaaattttgacctttcgtattgaagatatggattctttTTCCCaacacaccaaaaaaaattaggtctatttgggaaaaaaatctatatcttcaatatgaaaggtcaaaattttcaattgaccgtcggctttttcctcctgctacatacactttaagaatatatcattagatttatataatttacttcgaggactgttatatatcaaacatttgaaaaatatcaaatttttataatttgtcataaaatttgtattatattgtgattttcaaaaaatgaaaattatttgatatcagaaagacatgcttcgtattcagaatgaaattcgataggtctgaggtgctctcatgtcccacaaaaaatactgtcgaaacgcaataaacgctcattttagatcccttaagagaacAGTGCGAGTGTATTGAAAGATTCACACAGATTAAATCCGAATTTAGAAACCAGGAGTCTCAGGAAATCGGTTCCACGAAAAGTATCAAAACCAGGAAAAAAAGTGTTGAGCATGTGGAAACTGTTACTTTAATTAACTAATACCTCCGTCTATGTTGCTTTTTTAAACCTCACTAGAACCAGCAGCGTTGGACGTGTCGCAGTGTCGTAAGGAGTTAGAACACCATTATCGTCAGACACTTTGTAAGATTCCACTGATTCCTGGTGACAAGAGCAACTGTCTCAACATGGACGACATCTACACAAATCTATCCATACAAGTCCATCTTCCTAAACTTAGCAAACCACTTCTCTTTCCTCTGAAATCTCATCATGAAATGTTCACTTACCCGATGAAGAATGGCGTTCCTGCGTATCGGATATTGGTATTGGGAAATCCTGGATGCGGGAAGTCCATCTTGACGTTAAAGTTGGCTTATGATTGGGCGGTAAAGAATCCAGAATCACCGCTCAAAGATATCTCTCTTTTGTTTGCTCTGAGCATGCGTTGGATGACTTCAGAAACGTCGCTAGAGGAATCGATTTTCCAGCAATTACTACCAAAAGATACAAAAATCAACAGAGCGTCATTGCGTCATTACATTGATACGAATCAATCTACTTGTATTATACTATTTGATTCGTATGACGAATATGGTTTCGGTGAACATTTCAGTAAGAAAGAAAGCAAGGTGCATGATATCTTGCTTAATGATAGTTTGCGTGAATGTAAAATTTTGGTAACTTCTCGGTTCTGGAAGGCCAGTGACTTTGATGATCTTCGGGACGTTTACACCCAGATTGAGATAAGCGGGTTTTCTGATATAAACGTAGAGGAATATGTCTTGAAGTTTTTTAGCGATGATAAACCGGCTGGTGATAAGCTCTTGAAGTACTTGGTGGATCATAACCTGAACCCGGGTTTAGCAAATGTACCGCTGATGACTCTCTTATTCTGTCTGTGCTGGAAGGATTCTGGCGGGAAGCACATGCCGCGTAAAATCGGCGAGTTATATGACGCGATATTCAAGGTACTTTACAGGCAATACGTGACCAAGAAAACGTCAGGATCCATCAATCTAGATCAATTAGTCATCCAAGCAGGTTGTGTAGCTCTTTCTGGTCTGTGGTCTTCAGAAGATAAGCACGATCGAATCGTGTTCAGTTTGCCAGACTTTGTAGATAAATCGTCTAAGGAAACAGTGATTGATGGATGTAAAATAGGACTTCTTTCAATTGAAGAAAGGTCAACTGCTTCCTTCATGATGACACTACTAAATGACGTATACAAAGATCCGCAACAAGATTCATCAGAAAATGTTTGGACGAATCCAAATTCATCTGTCACATACTTCCATAAGTCGTGCCAAGAAAAGTGTGCCGGGGAGTATCTTGCGCATGTTCATCAAGCGGAACCGACCGACTTCGAATCTAAATTGCAACTTCTTAACACGGCGAAAACTTGCATGCG includes the following:
- the LOC140168415 gene encoding uncharacterized protein, whose product is MRNNPTLQGPDGIIDFTNLFTDWNGYCDTMSKDGEWADHVVIVATAHMLQKDLIIVTSSPQSKGNAVCKIRCGVESHGEPLRLGHVWEWHYQSLKLMNRQQQHIELREEENFVRLHLALQMVCSQSIPCITDVIKTWHDNQKQLNMQCMNPQQCIRKGKPRPKKSCSACRAWRNAIESVYYPPANVDRIQWQNIDPTVLHNDVVEVAKAFTFRLPGGKSFTSFGDFDAGSLLAIMFHFNEFHKGDSVIYDAVRKIEDIRNCLSHTNVKENLEFDQKETEEYFQDLDSLVLYIQNLYPKHFTQAIVQDLSGQLNRLQKSPLALFDDNRSLKESIENLYDDIKTNQILTQKENAVLKLQLEQLMQRHTISEPAALDVSQCRKELEHHYRQTLCKIPLIPGDKSNCLNMDDIYTNLSIQVHLPKLSKPLLFPLKSHHEMFTYPMKNGVPAYRILVLGNPGCGKSILTLKLAYDWAVKNPESPLKDISLLFALSMRWMTSETSLEESIFQQLLPKDTKINRASLRHYIDTNQSTCIILFDSYDEYGFGEHFSKKESKVHDILLNDSLRECKILVTSRFWKASDFDDLRDVYTQIEISGFSDINVEEYVLKFFSDDKPAGDKLLKYLVDHNLNPGLANVPLMTLLFCLCWKDSGGKHMPRKIGELYDAIFKVLYRQYVTKKTSGSINLDQLVIQAGCVALSGLWSSEDKHDRIVFSLPDFVDKSSKETVIDGCKIGLLSIEERSTASFMMTLLNDVYKDPQQDSSENVWTNPNSSVTYFHKSCQEKCAGEYLAHVHQAEPTDFESKLQLLNTAKTCMRLELVLRFACGASNDVAVAILQQLLKVFRVEFSMKIHEYYRENLHPNTTKEIQDFIELCLLCYYESSLPVQSETNLQDMFPQGQMLFFGMSPYTSCAIGQYTLQNCVKSIIIKAIPTLDNINNVRGVLESAYAMILEQLKTLPDSTLQKMYQHEMINNDQYAYGKLSETEFCKYFKDWQSSRALSLAQMFDYKADYVTSLESFKLVGVNLSNQMAKFQSFIDQGALSALTTLDLHNSGLTNPQVDDLLSCIKDKLSNLEWLDISRNLPVRMHHLGNRIMNTQIKVLLVHNNGARVEDMTNLIARIPLFGSRMRVLYITGNAIDDESGRVLAKAMPCLYRLERFSFIVYRMTKNTQNKVITALRHLPNLTFLTISGSWFLDDLLKSMSNVVRSSPRLYSINLTSSGIVGQNTYFPDPLPKWARGRSNQTSPIQRSAARAFVASLGSLTNMAMLKLLEIHLHKEDLLALLDTCRRNNCQCLRYSGSYFPEDLDPTEYQFLEIFRQSKPY